In Pseudomonas sp. DNDY-54, a genomic segment contains:
- a CDS encoding CsgE family curli-type amyloid fiber assembly protein: MSRLTLGLLLLLLALLSPLQAQEPQEPQEQAEREAELSGLIIDNTITRFGHDFHRYLSFQLQDASELEGDLVVRERPSARWGSLVWVEYGQRTVYRRFLQPNVAEIEAIATQAAQLILEEVNRSKLQNLLQDTFDMDRDEL, translated from the coding sequence GTGTCACGCCTGACGCTCGGCCTGCTCCTGCTCCTGCTCGCGCTGCTCAGCCCGCTGCAGGCGCAGGAGCCGCAGGAGCCGCAGGAGCAGGCCGAACGCGAGGCGGAATTGAGCGGGCTGATCATCGACAACACCATCACCCGGTTCGGCCATGACTTTCACCGTTACCTCAGTTTTCAATTGCAGGACGCCAGCGAACTCGAAGGTGACCTGGTGGTACGGGAACGGCCTTCGGCGCGCTGGGGTAGCCTGGTCTGGGTGGAGTACGGACAGCGCACCGTCTATCGGCGCTTTCTGCAGCCCAACGTAGCGGAGATCGAGGCCATTGCGACCCAGGCGGCGCAGCTTATTCTGGAAGAAGTCAACCGCAGCAAATTGCAGAACCTGCTTCAGGACACCTTCGACATGGACCGCGATGAGTTGTAA
- a CDS encoding helix-turn-helix transcriptional regulator, whose protein sequence is MFFKHFLGEQARLDVALARLEEADRETTDLYLVDAGNSQTEQLSTLLDRLDEQTPVALVNIAPEQAEQLVDKHPGIRGVFYSHATREHLLDGIQVLLDGGDWLPRVLTERLLSQWRRMRQLAGSKPSLTLREREILSLAGKGLSNAEIAEQLCLSPHTIKSHIHNLLRKIGASNRAEAAFLLRGRLDWSESCHA, encoded by the coding sequence TTGTTTTTCAAACACTTTCTGGGCGAACAGGCCCGGCTCGATGTTGCGCTGGCTCGACTCGAGGAAGCCGACAGAGAGACCACCGATCTGTATCTGGTGGACGCCGGTAATAGCCAGACCGAGCAACTTTCAACGCTTCTCGATCGGCTCGATGAACAGACACCCGTGGCGTTGGTGAACATTGCCCCGGAACAGGCCGAACAGCTGGTCGACAAGCATCCCGGGATACGGGGCGTGTTTTACAGCCACGCGACCCGTGAACACCTGCTCGATGGCATTCAGGTGCTGCTTGATGGCGGCGACTGGCTGCCCCGAGTCCTTACCGAGCGCCTGCTCAGCCAATGGCGACGCATGCGCCAGCTGGCCGGCAGCAAACCGTCGCTGACGCTGCGCGAACGGGAAATTCTCAGCCTGGCCGGCAAGGGCCTGTCCAATGCAGAGATCGCCGAACAGCTGTGCCTGAGCCCGCACACCATCAAAAGCCACATTCACAATCTGCTGCGCAAGATCGGCGCCTCTAACCGTGCCGAGGCAGCCTTCCTGCTGCGTGGCCGGCTGGATTGGTCCGAGTCGTGTCACGCCTGA
- a CDS encoding curli production assembly protein CsgB: protein MERLALFRRGLCAALLLVSAASLHAADLLDNADLADGALNLGSPAVVALQLPAGQTAQVLQQGNDNLADLSQAGDNHLASIVQQGSDQQAFILQQGDNQLASILQIGQGNSADISQIGSDNQAAIAQIGANNNASIEQLGSGLSSSVIQYGNGQRIQIVQH, encoded by the coding sequence ATGGAACGTCTAGCGCTATTTCGTCGCGGCTTGTGCGCCGCCCTTCTGCTCGTTTCAGCCGCCTCGCTACACGCGGCCGATCTGCTGGACAACGCGGACCTGGCCGACGGCGCGCTCAACCTTGGCAGCCCCGCGGTGGTTGCCCTGCAATTGCCTGCCGGGCAGACCGCACAGGTGTTGCAACAGGGCAATGACAACCTGGCCGACCTTAGCCAGGCCGGTGACAACCACCTGGCCAGCATCGTTCAGCAGGGCAGCGATCAGCAGGCCTTCATCCTGCAGCAAGGCGACAACCAGCTCGCCAGCATCCTCCAGATCGGTCAGGGCAACAGTGCTGACATCAGCCAGATCGGTAGCGATAACCAGGCGGCCATTGCCCAGATCGGTGCGAACAACAACGCCAGCATCGAGCAGCTGGGCAGCGGTTTGAGCAGCAGCGTCATTCAATACGGAAACGGCCAGCGCATTCAGATCGTTCAACACTGA
- a CDS encoding SDR family oxidoreductase — protein sequence MRISLKPLHEQVIVITGASSGIGLATARLAVEKGARVVLVARNDVALADIERDLNAGDRVMHVMADVGERAQLERVASETIARFGGFDTWINNAGSSVWGRFDEVSDEDHKQVMQTNFWGTHYGSAIAVNHLRDKGGALINIGSVESANALPFHSSYSASKHAIKAMTDVLRVELQKSRTPVSVTLVRPSSTDTMFMDHSKNCLPSAPVFPPPVYAPEVVARAILDAAEHPQRDVYIGNAKLLSRLAQNAPRVADWINRTFVYDTIKSGRPDRHPRGALYASDVGSAGDGKASGDYPGMVLTRSLYTRASQHPVATTAAVAVGAAALFALLGRRAR from the coding sequence ATGCGCATTTCTCTCAAACCCCTGCATGAACAAGTCATCGTCATCACTGGCGCTTCGAGTGGGATCGGCTTGGCAACCGCCCGACTCGCTGTCGAGAAAGGCGCCCGTGTCGTGCTGGTGGCGCGCAACGATGTGGCGCTGGCCGATATCGAGCGCGATCTGAACGCCGGTGACCGGGTGATGCACGTGATGGCGGACGTCGGTGAGCGTGCTCAACTTGAGCGAGTCGCCAGCGAAACGATTGCGCGTTTTGGCGGCTTCGATACCTGGATCAACAATGCCGGCAGCTCGGTCTGGGGGCGCTTCGACGAGGTCAGTGACGAGGACCACAAGCAGGTCATGCAGACCAATTTCTGGGGCACCCATTACGGGTCCGCTATCGCCGTGAACCACCTGCGCGACAAGGGCGGTGCGCTGATCAACATCGGCAGCGTCGAGTCGGCTAATGCGCTGCCCTTCCACAGCAGCTACAGCGCCAGCAAACATGCCATCAAGGCCATGACCGACGTGCTACGTGTCGAGCTGCAAAAGTCGCGTACACCCGTGTCGGTGACGCTGGTTCGGCCATCGTCCACGGACACGATGTTCATGGACCACTCCAAGAACTGCCTGCCCAGTGCGCCGGTATTCCCGCCGCCTGTCTATGCACCGGAGGTTGTCGCCCGGGCGATTCTCGACGCGGCCGAACATCCGCAGCGCGACGTCTACATTGGCAATGCCAAGTTGCTGTCGCGCCTTGCGCAGAACGCCCCGCGCGTGGCCGATTGGATCAACCGCACCTTCGTCTACGACACGATCAAGAGTGGACGCCCGGACCGTCATCCGCGAGGGGCGCTGTACGCCAGCGATGTCGGTAGCGCCGGTGACGGCAAGGCCAGCGGCGACTATCCCGGCATGGTACTGACACGCAGCCTCTATACGCGCGCCTCGCAACACCCGGTGGCCACCACGGCGGCAGTGGCGGTGGGCGCCGCAGCGCTGTTCGCATTATTGGGCCGCCGAGCGCGCTAG
- a CDS encoding AI-2E family transporter, whose translation MSDADSQNESAKGVASRSLVKVSVLVVVAVLVIVAWLAFDFLLLLFAAILFGVLINGISGWISEKTPLSRNLSMGLFFALFLTMVGLFGWLVAPSISDQIDALSESLPKAVERLRERADDSEWVSRLMAYQDSLKEAVSPGDGFSLVTSVLSSIGGALTSFVVAFAIGVCLALNPRVYVDGFVKLIPLGYRARVHDVLSESGSTLQSWLIAKLIEMLLIGVLTTLGLWLLGIELALVLGLIAGLLSFIPNIGPVIAVIPALLLGSLEGTRTMLYVAGLYAVVQALESYLFTPWMQNRIVSVPPALTISMQLLFGLLAGTLGLLLATPLGAVAMVMVRMLYVEDVLGDRPEADQRPADADSDER comes from the coding sequence ATGAGCGACGCAGACAGCCAGAACGAGAGCGCCAAAGGGGTCGCCAGCCGAAGCCTGGTCAAAGTGAGCGTCCTGGTGGTGGTCGCTGTACTGGTGATCGTGGCGTGGCTCGCTTTCGATTTCCTTCTCCTGCTGTTTGCCGCCATCCTCTTCGGTGTGCTCATCAACGGCATCAGCGGCTGGATCAGTGAAAAAACGCCGCTGTCACGCAACCTCTCGATGGGCCTGTTCTTCGCCTTGTTCCTGACCATGGTCGGTTTGTTCGGCTGGCTGGTTGCGCCGAGCATTTCAGACCAGATCGATGCACTTTCCGAATCGCTTCCGAAGGCCGTCGAGCGTCTGCGTGAGCGCGCTGACGACTCCGAGTGGGTCAGCCGGCTCATGGCCTATCAGGACAGCCTGAAGGAGGCCGTTTCGCCGGGTGATGGCTTCAGTCTGGTGACATCCGTGCTGTCTTCGATCGGTGGGGCGCTCACCAGCTTCGTCGTGGCGTTTGCCATTGGGGTGTGTCTCGCGCTCAATCCACGCGTTTATGTCGATGGTTTCGTCAAGCTGATCCCGCTTGGCTATCGCGCCCGCGTTCACGATGTGCTGAGCGAGAGCGGTTCGACGCTGCAATCCTGGTTGATCGCCAAACTCATCGAGATGCTGCTGATCGGTGTGCTGACAACGCTGGGGTTGTGGTTGTTGGGCATCGAACTGGCGTTGGTGCTCGGCTTGATCGCCGGCCTGCTGTCCTTCATTCCCAACATCGGCCCGGTCATCGCGGTGATCCCGGCGTTGTTACTGGGCTCGCTTGAGGGAACCCGGACGATGCTCTACGTCGCCGGTCTCTATGCCGTCGTCCAGGCGCTGGAGAGCTACCTGTTCACACCCTGGATGCAGAACCGCATCGTTTCCGTGCCGCCGGCGCTCACGATTTCCATGCAACTGCTGTTCGGACTGCTCGCCGGAACCCTGGGTTTGCTCCTGGCAACACCGCTGGGTGCGGTCGCCATGGTGATGGTGCGCATGTTGTACGTGGAAGACGTGCTGGGTGACCGGCCGGAAGCCGATCAACGGCCTGCCGACGCTGATAGCGATGAGCGGTAG
- a CDS encoding OPT family oligopeptide transporter produces MTGPPRELTLRALLTGLLLGALLTPSNIYSGLKIGWSFNMSIIALLIGFAAWQTLARCFRWPDWSLHESNINQTTASSAASIISSGLVAPIPAYTLITGEQLGSLPLTAWVFSVSFLGIWVAWYLRPSLIIEAQLRFPEGMATLATMQQIYSHGAEAARRLLVLGLAALLAATSKLVDSLLWALPRWTPTAQLERLTFSLEPSLLLVGFGGIIGLRVGLSLLLGAVLAWGLLAPWLVAEGLVSMPIDASGPQFALLIEWLLWPGVSLMVCATLTSFGLRLLRGRREDSQRRLTLQRPAALPMLGLASSAVLVVLMQVSLFGIHPVMAALSIPLALLLAMVAARVVGATGIPPIGAIGQLSQLSFGVIAPGQVAINLMSANTAGGAAGQCTDLLNDFKVGHAIGATPSRQVVAQCAGILIGSVVGVFVYQLLIPDPQAMLITAEWPAPAVATWKAVAEALTAGLGSISHDIRWAIGVGALAGVLMGVLEGVLPVWRLRWLPSSAALGLAFIIPASISLMMTFGALLAWLFAARWGGFAERFVIVAAAGLVAGESMAGVGISLAQLLR; encoded by the coding sequence ATGACCGGACCTCCGCGCGAACTCACGCTCCGTGCGTTACTTACCGGCTTGCTGCTCGGCGCGCTCTTGACCCCTTCGAATATCTACTCCGGCCTGAAGATCGGTTGGTCGTTCAACATGTCGATCATTGCGTTACTGATCGGTTTTGCCGCGTGGCAGACCTTGGCGCGGTGCTTTCGTTGGCCGGACTGGTCGCTCCACGAAAGTAATATCAACCAGACCACCGCTTCGTCTGCCGCGTCGATCATTTCCAGCGGTCTGGTGGCGCCCATACCCGCCTACACATTGATCACCGGAGAGCAACTCGGGTCGTTGCCGCTGACCGCCTGGGTGTTTTCGGTGAGCTTTCTCGGCATCTGGGTGGCGTGGTACCTGCGGCCATCGCTGATCATCGAGGCCCAATTGCGATTTCCTGAAGGCATGGCGACGCTGGCGACTATGCAGCAGATCTACAGCCATGGCGCCGAAGCGGCTCGGCGTCTGCTGGTATTGGGCTTGGCCGCGCTGCTGGCGGCCACCAGCAAATTGGTGGATAGCCTGCTGTGGGCCCTGCCGCGGTGGACGCCTACCGCGCAGCTGGAGCGGCTGACGTTCAGCCTCGAGCCGTCGCTGTTGCTGGTGGGGTTTGGCGGCATTATTGGTTTGCGGGTGGGCCTGTCGCTGCTCCTGGGCGCCGTGTTGGCGTGGGGGCTGCTGGCACCTTGGCTGGTGGCGGAGGGGCTAGTGAGCATGCCCATCGATGCCAGCGGCCCGCAGTTCGCACTGCTAATCGAGTGGTTGCTCTGGCCCGGCGTGAGCCTGATGGTATGCGCCACGCTGACATCCTTTGGGCTGCGCCTGCTCCGCGGTCGTCGGGAGGACTCGCAGCGACGCCTCACGCTGCAGCGGCCCGCTGCGTTACCCATGCTTGGGCTGGCCTCGTCGGCCGTGTTGGTGGTGCTCATGCAGGTCTCGTTATTCGGTATCCATCCGGTGATGGCCGCCTTGTCGATTCCCCTGGCGTTGCTGCTGGCGATGGTCGCGGCGCGGGTGGTCGGTGCCACCGGTATCCCGCCGATTGGTGCCATCGGCCAGCTGTCGCAACTGAGCTTTGGCGTTATCGCACCCGGTCAGGTGGCGATCAATCTGATGAGCGCTAACACCGCTGGCGGTGCGGCGGGGCAGTGCACTGATCTGCTCAATGACTTCAAAGTCGGCCACGCCATCGGGGCTACGCCGTCACGCCAGGTCGTGGCGCAATGCGCAGGCATTCTGATCGGCAGCGTAGTGGGTGTATTTGTCTACCAGCTGCTGATTCCCGACCCGCAAGCGATGCTGATCACCGCCGAGTGGCCGGCACCGGCTGTGGCGACATGGAAGGCGGTGGCCGAGGCGTTGACGGCAGGGCTGGGCTCGATCAGCCACGACATTCGCTGGGCTATCGGTGTGGGTGCGCTGGCCGGCGTCCTGATGGGCGTGCTCGAAGGCGTGTTACCGGTGTGGCGGTTGCGCTGGCTGCCGAGCTCCGCGGCGTTGGGATTGGCCTTCATTATCCCGGCGTCGATTTCACTGATGATGACCTTTGGCGCGCTACTGGCCTGGCTGTTCGCAGCCCGCTGGGGCGGCTTTGCCGAGCGCTTCGTTATCGTCGCGGCCGCCGGGCTGGTGGCCGGCGAAAGCATGGCTGGGGTGGGTATTTCACTGGCGCAGCTGCTGCGCTAG